A stretch of Amycolatopsis balhimycina FH 1894 DNA encodes these proteins:
- a CDS encoding transcriptional regulator — MIAEAHREGRPVAVRSLSRDLDPVLLAPARLFVVTLLAEMRWCEFGFICEALGVTPAALSTQLGKLRREGIVQTQRSKARRTWVRLTPEGCERLVNHLEALQAVVSRAAELVETGAAASDGPPVESEA; from the coding sequence GTGATCGCCGAAGCGCACCGCGAGGGACGACCGGTCGCTGTCCGCAGCCTCAGCCGTGATCTTGACCCGGTGCTGCTGGCGCCCGCGCGGCTGTTCGTCGTGACCCTGCTCGCCGAGATGCGCTGGTGCGAGTTCGGCTTCATCTGCGAAGCGCTCGGCGTCACCCCGGCCGCGCTGTCCACTCAGCTCGGCAAGCTGCGGCGGGAGGGGATCGTTCAGACCCAGCGGAGCAAGGCGCGGCGAACGTGGGTCCGGCTCACGCCCGAGGGCTGCGAGCGGCTTGTGAACCATCTCGAAGCCCTGCAAGCCGTGGTTTCCCGCGCGGCCGAACTGGTCGAGACCGGGGCCGCAGCATCCGACGGCCCACCGGTCGAGAGTGAGGCGTGA
- a CDS encoding S1 family peptidase, with the protein MGTAAVQPDLVGGQQATGDTSWTASMVYDAPAYGRFAAPWCGGALLFRSWVVTNAHCVTDMPGNTGSIPMSARTFSVRVGSKDRTQGGETAKVVEIKVHPGWQWSAGAPAQPVDDIALLKLDHPVNVQPIQLAGHTARPGDRVTLYGWGADQPDGDTSHRPVQLQQLRTTVLAPDRCADAGQSAGEICTDNPHGTDGPGGGDSGGPAVALVRGVPQLVGTCGRAAAQYPGVKPTVYTSAPDFRTWLYDTARGVPAAAA; encoded by the coding sequence GTGGGTACAGCCGCTGTCCAGCCTGATCTCGTCGGCGGGCAGCAGGCCACAGGCGACACCAGTTGGACGGCGTCGATGGTGTACGACGCCCCCGCCTACGGCCGCTTCGCCGCTCCCTGGTGCGGCGGCGCGCTGCTGTTCCGTAGCTGGGTGGTGACCAACGCCCACTGCGTCACCGACATGCCCGGCAACACCGGGAGCATCCCCATGTCAGCACGGACCTTCTCCGTGCGCGTGGGCTCGAAGGACCGTACTCAGGGCGGGGAGACGGCCAAGGTCGTCGAGATCAAGGTTCACCCCGGCTGGCAGTGGTCGGCCGGGGCGCCCGCCCAGCCGGTCGACGATATCGCCCTGCTCAAGCTGGACCACCCGGTGAACGTGCAGCCGATCCAGCTCGCCGGGCACACGGCCCGGCCCGGTGATCGGGTGACGCTGTACGGCTGGGGCGCGGACCAGCCGGACGGAGATACGAGCCATCGCCCGGTGCAACTTCAGCAGTTGCGCACGACGGTGCTGGCGCCGGACCGGTGCGCCGACGCGGGACAGTCGGCGGGCGAGATTTGCACCGACAACCCGCACGGCACGGACGGTCCCGGCGGCGGGGACTCCGGCGGCCCTGCCGTGGCGCTGGTGCGCGGTGTGCCGCAACTGGTCGGCACGTGCGGCCGCGCAGCTGCCCAGTACCCGGGTGTGAAGCCGACCGTCTACACCAGCGCGCCGGACTTCCGGACCTGGCTGTACGACACGGCCCGAGGAGTCCCGGCCGCTGCCGCGTAG